A window of the Eulemur rufifrons isolate Redbay chromosome 6, OSU_ERuf_1, whole genome shotgun sequence genome harbors these coding sequences:
- the OR10Q1 gene encoding olfactory receptor 10Q1, whose translation MSPCLELSVLWTTDSMFYREGMLAWKPALNHSGPTEFVFRVFTTVPEFQALLFLLFLLLYLMILCGNTAIIGVVCTHSSLRTPMYFFLSNLSFVEICYTTVVVPLMLSNIWGAQKPIPLAGCGAQMFFFLTLGGADCFLLAIMAYDRYVAICHPLHYALIMTPKLCAQMVAGALGLALLLSLQLTALIFTLPFCGHRREINHFLCDVPPVLRLACADIRVHQAVLYVVSILVLTVPFLLICVSYVFITSAILRIRSAEGRRRAFSTCSSHLAVVLLQYGCCALVYLRPQSSSSVDEDRQFALVYTFITPLLNPLIYTLRNKDVKGALRKVISTKGTSEAP comes from the exons ATGTCTCCTTGCCTAGAGTTGAGTGTGCTATGGACAACTGACAGTATGTTTTACAGAG AAGGCATGTTGGCTTGGAAACCTGCCCTCAACCACTCCGGCCCCACTGAGTTCGTGTTCCGCGTGTTCACCACCGTCCCTGAATTCCAGGCcctgctcttccttctcttcctcctcctgtacTTGATGATCCTCTGCGGCAACACAGCCATCATCGGGGTGGTGTGCACACACAGCTCCCTCCGCACCCCGATGTACTTCTTCCTGTCTAACCTGTCCTTTGTAGAGATCTGCTACACCACCGTTGTCGTGCCCTTGATGCTCTCCAACATTTGGGGGGCCCAGAAGCCCATTCCGTTGGCTGGATGTGGGGCCCAAATGTTCTTTTTCCTCACACTTGGTGGCGCAGACTGTTTTCTCCTGGCAATCATGGCGTATgatcgctatgtggccatctgccacccGCTGCACTACGCCCTCATCATGACCCCGAAGCTGTGCGCGCAGATGGTGGCCGGcgccctgggcctggccctctTGCTCTCGCTGCAGCTCACCGCCTTAATCTTCACCCTGCCCTTCTGCGGGCACCGCCGCGAAATCAACCACTTCCTCTGCGATGTGCCTCCGGTCCTGCGCCTGGCCTGTGCTGACATCCGCGTGCACCAGGCTGTGCTCTACGTCGTGAGCATCCTCGTGCTGACCGTCCCCTTCCTGCTCATCTGTGTCTCCTACGTGTTCATCACCTCCGCCATCCTGCGCATTCGCTCGGCCGAGGGCCGCCGCCgggccttctccacctgctcctcccacctcgcCGTGGTCCTGCTGCAGTACGGATGCTGTGCCTTGGTATACCTGCGCCCCCAGTCCAGCTCCTCGGTGGATGAGGACCGCCAGTTTGCCCTCGTTTACACTTTTATCACCCCCTTACTCAACCCTTTGATTTACACCCTTAGGAACAAGGATGTCAAAGGTGCTCTGAGAAAGGTCATCAGTACCAAAGGGACATCTGAAGCTCCCTGA
- the LOC138384528 gene encoding olfactory receptor 5B12-like, protein MENTSEVKEFFLVGLTDALELQVPLFIIFTLIYFITLAGNLGIIVLILLDCRLHTPMYFFLSNLSLVDCVYTSAVTPKVMVGFLTGDKIISYNACAAQMFFFAAFVTIESFLLASMAFDRHAAVCKPLHYTTTMTNTMCVLLVTGSYICGLFQSSIHVSFTFHLSFCHSNVVNHFFCDIPPLLALSCSDIYTNEIVLFTLAAFNVFSTLLVILNSYLFIFVAILRMHSAEGQKKAFSTCASHLTTVSIFYATIIFMYLQPNSIHSMDTDKITSVFYTTIIPMLNPLVYSLRNKEVKNAFRKVVGKVKSSLCLAY, encoded by the coding sequence ATGGAGAATACTTCAGAGGTGAAAGAATTCTTTCTTGTGGGGTTAACAGATGCCCTAGAGCTTCAGGTTCCTTTGTTTATAATCTTCACTCTCATTTATTTCATCACTCTGGCTGGGAACCTTGGGATCATTGTGTTGATTCTGCTGGACTGCCGGCTCCACACTCCCATGTACTTTTTCCTCAGTAACCTCTCCCTGGTGGACTGTGTCTATACCTCGGCTGTCACTCCCAAGGTAATGGTGGGGTTTCTCACAGGGGATAAGATCATATCGTACAATGCATGTGCTGCCCAGATGTTCTTCTTTGCAGCCTTTGTCACTATTGAAAGTTTCCTCCTGGCCTCAATGGCCTTTGACCGTCATGCAGCAGTGTGTAAACCCCTGCATTACACCACAACCATGACAAATACTATGTGTGTCCTACTGGTCACTGGCTCCTACATTTGTGGACTCTTTCAATCTTCCATCCATGTTTCCTTCACTTTCCATCTCTCCTTCTGTCATTCCAATGTGGTCAATCACTTCTTCTGTGACATTCCCCCACTCTTGGCTCTTTCTTGCTCTGATATTTACACAAATGAGATTGTCCTCTTCACATTGGCAGCGTTCAATGTCTTTTCCACTCTCTTGGTTATCCTAAactcttatctttttatttttgttgccatcTTGAGGATGCATTCAGCTGAGGGACAGAAGAAGGCCTTTTCCACCTGTGCATCCCACCTCACCACTGTGTCTATCTTCTATGCAACAATCATCTTTATGTACTTGCAGCCAAATTCCATCCACTCCATGGACACAGACAAAATCACATCTGTGTTCTATACCACTATCATTCCCATGCTGAATCCTCTGGTGTACAGCCTGAGGAACAAAGAGGTCAAGAATGCATTCAGGAAGGTTGTTGGAAAAGTGAAGTCTTCATTGTGCTTAGCCTATTAA
- the LOC138384529 gene encoding olfactory receptor 5B3-like: protein MENSTEVTQFILLGLTSAPELQVPLLIVFTLIYFINVSGNLGMVILALWDSRLHTPMYFFLGNLSLVDFCYSSAVTPTVMAGLLIGDKVISYKACAAQMFFFVAFATMENFLLAAMAYDRYVAVCNPLHYTTTMTTSICACLAIGCYVCGFLNASIHIGETFSLSFCKSNVVHHFFCDIPAVMALSCSDRHMNELVLVYVASFNVSFALLVILISYLFIFATILKMHSAAGHQKALSTCASHLTAVCIFYGTVTFMYLQPSSSHSMDTDKMASVFYTMVIPMLNPLVYSLRNREVKSAFKKVVEKARLSPGL, encoded by the coding sequence ATGGAGAACAGTACAGAAGTGACACAGTTCATCCTCCTAGGACTAACCAGTGCCCCAGAACTACAGGTCCCCCTCTTGATCGTGTTCACTCTCATCTACTTCATCAATGTTTCTGGAAACTTGGGCATGGTTATTTTGGCTCTCTGGGACTCTCGTCTCCACACTCCCATGTACTTTTTCCTTGGTAACCTGTCTCTGGTGGACTTCTGTTATTCTTCAGCTGTCACTCCCACAGTCATGGCCGGGCTCCTTATAGGAGACAAGGTCATCTCCTACAAAGCATGTGCTGCTCAGATGTTCTTTTTTGTAGCCTTTGCCACTATGGAAAATTTCCTCTTGGCTGCaatggcctatgaccgctacgTAGCCGTGTGTAACCCCCTACATTACACCACCACCATGACCACGAGTATATGTGCATGTTTGGCCATAGGCTGCTATGTCTGTGGCTTCCTGAATGCCTCCATCCACATTGGGGAAACATTCAGTCTCTCTTTCTGTAAGTCCAATGTGGTCCATCACTTTTTCTGTGATATTCCGGCAGTCATGGCTCTGTCTTGCTCTGATAGACATATGAATGAGCTGGTTCTTGTTTATGTAGCCAGCTTCAATGTCTCTTTTGCCCTCCTAGTTATCCTGATATCCTACCTATTCATATTTGCCACCATCCTAAAGATGCACTCAGCTGCAGGACACCAGAAGGCTTTGTCCACCTGTGCTTCTCACCTCACTGCAGTCTGCATCTTCTATGGGACTGTTACCTTCATGTACTTACAACCCAGCTCCAGTCATTCCATGGACACAGACAAGATGGCATCTGTGTTCTATACTATGGTCATCCCCATGCTAAACCCTCTGgtctacagcctgaggaacaggGAGGTGAAGAGTGCATTCAAGAAGGTGGTTGAGAAGGCAAGGTTGTCTCCAGGATTGTGA
- the LOC138384530 gene encoding olfactory receptor 5B3-like: MENSTEVTQFILLGLTSAPELQVPLLIMFTLIYFINVSGNLGMVILALWDSRLHTPMYFFLGNLSLVDFCYSSAVTPTVMAGLLIGDKVISYNACAAQMFFFAAFATMENFLLAAMAYDRYTAVCKPLHYTTTMTTSICACLAIGCYVCGFLNASIHIGETFSLSFCKSNVVHHFFCDVPAVMALSCSDRHVNELVLVYVASFNVSFALLVILISYLFIFVTILKMHSAAGHQKALSTCASHLTAVCIFYGTIIFMYLQPSSSHSMDIDKMASVFYTMVIPMLNPVIYSLRNKEVKSAFKKLVENAKLSLGL, from the coding sequence ATGGAGAACAGTACAGAAGTGACACAGTTCATCCTCCTAGGACTAACCAGTGCCCCAGAACTACAGGTCCCCCTCTTGATCATGTTCACTCTCATCTACTTCATCAATGTTTCTGGAAACTTGGGCATGGTTATTTTGGCTCTCTGGGACTCTCGTCTCCACACTCCCATGTACTTTTTCCTTGGTAACCTGTCTCTGGTGGACTTCTGTTATTCTTCAGCTGTCACTCCCACAGTCATGGCCGGGCTCCTTATAGGAGACAAGGTCATCTCCTACAATGCATGTGCTGCTCAGATGTTCTTTTTTGCAGCCTTTGCCACTATGGAAAATTTCCTCTTGGCTGCaatggcctatgaccgctacACAGCCGTGTGTAAACCCCTACATTACACCACCACCATGACCACGAGTATATGTGCATGTTTGGCCATAGGCTGCTATGTCTGTGGCTTCCTGAATGCCTCCATCCACATTGGGGAAACGTTCAGTCTCTCTTTCTGTAAGTCCAATGTGGTCCATCACTTTTTCTGTGATGTTCCAGCAGTCATGGCTCTGTCTTGCTCTGATAGACATGTGAATGAGCTGGTTCTTGTTTATGTAGCCAGCTTCAATGTCTCTTTTGCCCTCCTAGTTATCCTGATATCCTACCTATTCATATTTGTCACCATCCTAAAGATGCACTCAGCTGCAGGACACCAGAAGGCTTTGTCCACCTGTGCTTCTCACCTCACTGCAGTCTGCATCTTCTATGGGACTATAATCTTCATGTACTTACAGCCCAGCTCCAGTCATTCCATGGACATAGACAAGATGGCATCTGTGTTCTATACTATGGTCATCCCCATGCTGAACCCTGTGATTTACAGCCTGAGAAACAAGGAGGTGAAGAGTGCATTCAAGAAACTTGTTGAGAACGCAAAGTTGTCTCTAGGATTGTAA
- the LOC138384531 gene encoding olfactory receptor 5B2-like: MENCTEVTQFILLGLSNAPELQVLLSILLTLIYLVTVTGNLGMMVLILLDSGLHTPMYFFLSSLSLADFGYSSAVTPKVMAGLLIGDKLISYNACAAQMFFFGVFATVENYLLASMAYDRYAAVCKPLHYTTTMTTSVCAHLAIGSYVCGFLNASFHTWDIFSLCFCKFNLVHHFFCDVPAVMVLSCSNKHISEMAVVFIATFNVVFALLVILISYVFIFITILKMQSAQGHQKALSTCASHLTAVFIFYGTVIFMYIQPSSSHSMDTDKMASVFYTMVIPMMNPVVYSLRNKEVKSAFKKVVERAKLSLGL; encoded by the coding sequence ATGGAGAACTGTACAGAAGTGACACAGTTCATTCTTCTAGGACTAAGCAATGCCCCGGAACTCCAGGTCCTCCTCTCTATATTACTCACTCTCATTTACCTCGTAACTGTGACTGGGAACCTGGGGATGATGGTATTGATCTTGTTGGACTCTGGTCTCCACActcccatgtacttcttcctcagtAGCTTGTCCCTGGCGGACTTCGGCTACTCCTCAGCTGTCACTCCCAAGGTCATGGCTGGGCTCCTTATAGGAGACAAGCTCATCTCCTACAATGCATGTGCTGCTCAAATGTTCTTTTTTGGAGTCTTTGCCACTGTGGAAAATTACCTGTTGGCATCaatggcctatgaccgctacgCGGCAGTGTGTAAACCTCTGCATTACACCACCACCATGACGACGAGTGTGTGTGCTCATCTGGCCATAGGCTCCTACGTCTGTGGTTTCCTAAATGCCTCCTTCCACACATGGGACATATTCAGTCTCTGTTTCTGTAAGTTCAACCTGGTCCATCATTTTTTCTGCGATGTTCCAGCAGTCATGGTCCTCTCTTGCTCTAATAAACACATTAGTGAGATGGCCGTGGTTTTTATTGCAACCTTTAATGTTGTTTTTGCTCTTCTGGTTATTTTGATCTCCTATGTGTTCATATTTATTACCATCTTAAAGATGCAGTCAGCTCAGGGACACCAGAAGGCTTTGTCCACCTGTGCTTCTCACCTAACAGCAGTCTTCATCTTCTATGGGACAGTCATCTTCATGTACATACAGCCCAGCTCCAGTCATTCCATGGACACAGATAAAATGGCATCTGTGTTCTATACTATGGTCATCCCCATGATGAACCCTGTGgtctacagcctgaggaacaaAGAAGTTAAGAGTGCATTCAAAAAGGTGGTTGAGAGGGCAAAATTGTCTCTAGGATTGTGA